One stretch of Roseimicrobium sp. ORNL1 DNA includes these proteins:
- a CDS encoding fumarylacetoacetate hydrolase family protein has translation MIIYKTHAGPVLELDGKCFIIDVPNWDELLNKEDLPGWLQHQASKGIVTDGVAHQDLHPPIGTQEVWASGVTYYRSKTARMEESKDAGGATFYDKVYEADRPEIFFKATPQRVVGPHGILHRRKDSKWIVPEPELTLVINKTGKIVGYTCGNDLSCRDIEGENPLYLPQAKVFKNCAALGPGILIAEKPLADSTSIACDIIRDCEKVFSSETTLAQMKRDLEELVGWLFKEESFPVGCFMMTGTGIVPPDDFCLQTNDEVRIRIDGIGELVNRMD, from the coding sequence ATGATCATCTACAAGACCCACGCTGGACCGGTGCTCGAGCTCGATGGAAAGTGCTTCATCATCGATGTCCCGAACTGGGATGAGCTCCTGAACAAGGAGGACCTACCCGGCTGGCTCCAGCATCAGGCCTCCAAGGGCATTGTAACGGATGGCGTTGCACACCAGGATCTGCACCCTCCCATAGGCACCCAGGAGGTGTGGGCCAGTGGCGTCACCTATTACCGCAGCAAGACCGCGCGCATGGAAGAATCCAAGGACGCCGGAGGCGCCACCTTCTATGACAAGGTGTATGAAGCCGACCGCCCCGAGATCTTCTTCAAGGCCACGCCTCAGCGAGTCGTGGGACCGCATGGCATTCTGCATCGCCGCAAGGACTCCAAGTGGATTGTGCCCGAACCGGAACTTACCCTGGTCATCAACAAGACGGGAAAAATCGTCGGCTACACGTGCGGCAACGACCTGAGCTGCCGCGACATCGAGGGCGAGAACCCGCTCTATCTCCCTCAGGCCAAGGTCTTCAAGAACTGCGCCGCCCTGGGACCCGGCATCCTGATTGCTGAGAAGCCCCTGGCGGACAGCACCTCCATCGCGTGTGACATCATCCGTGACTGTGAAAAGGTCTTCTCCAGCGAAACCACGCTCGCGCAGATGAAGCGCGACCTGGAGGAGCTCGTCGGCTGGCTCTTCAAGGAGGAATCCTTCCCCGTGGGCTGCTTCATGATGACCGGCACTGGCATTGTGCCGCCCGATGACTTCTGCCTGCAGACCAACGATGAAGTACGCATCCGCATCGACGGCATCGGCGAGTTGGTGAACCGGATGGACTAG